A genome region from Dromaius novaehollandiae isolate bDroNov1 chromosome 34, bDroNov1.hap1, whole genome shotgun sequence includes the following:
- the IRF2BP1 gene encoding interferon regulatory factor 2-binding protein 1 → MSARRQWCYLCDLPKMPWAVVWDFSEAVCRGCVNFEGADRIEPLLEAARRLRHSHGHGHGHGAAEARPPPRPARDALPPPPPGPRLPNGLGRAEEAAEPRRGASVAAAAAVAAGGCRPRGAECLAELSEAMRGRAEDWPGKPPAVRERLAALAGCAPFNVRFRKDHALVGRVFAFDAAPRPGFEFELKLFAEYPCGSGSVYAGVLGLAKQMFHDCLREPGKAISSGYKYLEYEKRQGSGDWRLLGELFTEAVRFFRDPPAPDALPQQPPEAAGALLPASLARALPPRRRRKASPEPDGEGGAGKLTGEEQQQRQHWLPLALYPPGDAAAAAALRGDPSPIAALKTVAEALGAGQPPKDAAAAAARQNSGSPASPAAQQRPAPRGTEAAAQPAAGAEAAAGAEAAAAAPLCCTICRERLEDTHFVQCPSVPGHKFCFPCSRDFIKAQGAAGEVYCPSGQKCPLVGSSVPWAFMQGEIATILAGDIRVKKERDP, encoded by the coding sequence atgtCGGCGCGGCGGCAGTGGTGCTACCTGTGCGACCTGCCCAAGATGCCGTGGGCCGTGGTGTGGGACTTCAGCGAGGCCGTGTGCCGCGGCTGCGTCAACTTCGAGGGCGCCGACCGCATCGAGCCGCTGctggaggcggcgcggcgcctccgccacagccacggccacggccacggccacggcgccgccgaggcccgcccgccgccgcggcccgcccgcgacgcgctgccgccgccgccgcccggcccgcgcctGCCCAACGGGCTGGGCCGCGCCGAGGAGgcggccgagccgcgccgcggggcctcggtggcggcggcggcggcggtggcggcggggggctgccggccgcggggcgccgagTGCCTGGCGGAGCTGAGCGAGGCCATGCGGGGCCGCGCCGAGGACTGGCCCGGGAAGCCGCCGGCGGTGCGCGAGCGCCTGGCCGCCCTGGCCGGCTGCGCCCCCTTCAACGTGCGCTTCCGCAAGGACCACGCGCTGGTGGGGCGCGTCTTCGCCTTCgacgccgcgccgcggccgggcttCGAGTTCGAGCTGAAGCTCTTCGCCGAGTACCCCTGCGGCTCGGGCAGCGTCTACGCCGGCGTGCTGGGCCTGGCCAAGCAGATGTTCCACGACTGCCTGCGCGAGCCGGGCAAGGCCATCTCCTCGGGCTACAAGTACCTCGAGTACGAGAAGCGCCAGGGCAGCGGGGACTGGCGTCTGCTGGGCGAACTCTTCACCGAGGCCGTGCGCTTCTTCCGCGACCCCCCCGCGCCGGACGcgctgccccagcagccccccgagGCGGCGGGCGCCCTGCTGCCCGCCTCGCTGGCCCGCGCCCTGCCGCCGCGACGCCGGAGGAAGGCCTCGCCGGAGCCCGACGGCGAAGGCGGTGCCGGCAAGCTGACGggcgaagagcagcagcagcggcagcactGGCTGCCCCTCGCTTTGTACCCGCCGggcgacgccgccgccgccgccgccctccgcggcgACCCGTCGCCCATCGCGGCGCTGAAGACCGTGGCCGAAGCGCTGGGGGCCGGGCAGCCGCCCAaagacgccgccgccgccgccgcccggcagaACAGTGGCAGCCCGGCGTCGCCCGCCGCCCAGCAGCGCCCGGCACCGCGGGGCACCGAGGCGGCGGCTcagccggcggcgggcgccgaggcggcggcgggtgccgaagcggcggcggcggcaccgctgTGCTGCACCATCTGCCGCGAGCGCCTGGAAGATACCCACTTCGTGCAGTGCCCCTCGGTGCCCGGCCACAAGTTCTGCTTCCCGTGCTCGCGGGATTTCATCAAGGCGCAGGGTGCCGCCGGCGAGGTTTATTGCCCCAGCGGGCAGAAGTGCCCCTTGGTGGGCTCCAGCGTGCCCTGGGCCTTCATGCAGGGCGAGATCGCCACCATCCTGGCCGGCGACATCCGCGTCAAGAAGGAGCGCgacccctga